A DNA window from Thiothrix subterranea contains the following coding sequences:
- a CDS encoding ABC transporter permease, which translates to MILLHLTLRSLWNRRASLLLTLFSIAISVALLLGVEYIRKEAKSSFLSTISGTDLVVGARSGPVQLLLYSVFRIGNATNNISWQSYQEIANKPLVEWTIPISLGDSHKDYRVLGTNQDYFRYYRHGDKRLLEFAAGKPFAGVFDAVLGAEVARKLGYQLHDNIVIAHGAAATSFTLHDDKPFQVVGILKPTGTPIDRTVHVSLEGIEAIHIDWVGGAKVPGYQISAETALQKNLQPKVITAFMVGLKNRAAAFRVQREINDYKREPLLATVPGVALAELWQAIGMFENVLRIITGFVVIAGLLGMLTTLLSTLNERRREMAILRAVGAHPRQVFLLFVLEAGVLAVFGGLLGAALVWVGVLVARPWVMAEYGFYLSTWLPTWHEGLLLAVVALLALLFSLIPGAIAYRRSLQDGLTVRV; encoded by the coding sequence ATGATCCTACTTCACCTCACCCTGCGCAGTTTGTGGAACCGCCGCGCCAGTTTGCTGCTCACGTTGTTTTCCATCGCTATCAGCGTCGCGCTATTGCTGGGCGTGGAATACATCCGCAAGGAAGCCAAAAGCAGTTTCCTCAGCACCATTTCCGGCACGGATTTGGTGGTCGGCGCACGCAGTGGCCCGGTGCAATTGCTGCTCTACAGCGTGTTTCGTATCGGCAACGCCACCAACAATATCAGTTGGCAATCCTACCAAGAGATCGCTAACAAACCGCTGGTGGAGTGGACAATTCCCATCAGTCTTGGTGATTCACACAAGGACTATCGCGTGCTGGGTACGAATCAGGATTATTTCCGTTACTACCGCCACGGCGATAAGCGCTTGCTGGAATTTGCCGCTGGCAAGCCGTTTGCAGGCGTGTTTGATGCCGTGTTGGGGGCAGAAGTGGCGCGTAAACTTGGCTACCAGCTCCACGACAACATCGTGATTGCGCACGGTGCTGCCGCAACCAGCTTTACCTTGCATGATGACAAACCGTTTCAAGTGGTGGGCATTCTTAAACCCACCGGCACGCCGATTGACCGCACCGTGCATGTCTCGCTGGAAGGCATTGAAGCCATTCACATCGACTGGGTAGGTGGCGCAAAAGTCCCCGGTTATCAAATCAGTGCCGAGACCGCCTTGCAGAAAAACCTACAACCCAAAGTCATCACCGCGTTTATGGTCGGGCTGAAAAACCGCGCCGCCGCGTTTCGGGTACAGCGTGAAATCAACGACTACAAACGCGAACCCTTGCTGGCAACCGTCCCCGGCGTGGCGTTGGCAGAATTGTGGCAAGCCATTGGCATGTTTGAAAATGTATTGCGGATTATCACCGGCTTTGTGGTCATCGCGGGTTTGCTGGGCATGTTGACCACGTTGCTTTCCACCCTGAATGAGCGGCGACGCGAAATGGCTATTCTGCGGGCAGTGGGCGCACACCCGCGTCAGGTGTTCCTGCTGTTTGTGCTGGAAGCGGGGGTATTGGCGGTATTCGGTGGCTTGTTGGGTGCAGCGCTGGTGTGGGTTGGGGTATTAGTGGCACGTCCGTGGGTGATGGCGGAATACGGGTTTTACCTGAGCACTTGGCTCCCGACTTGGCATGAAGGGCTGTTGCTTGCAGTGGTGGCGCTGCTTGCGTTACTGTTCAGCCTGATTCCGGGGGCAATTGCGTATCGGCGTTCCCTGCAAGATGGTTTAACCGTAAGAGTTTGA
- a CDS encoding DUF2796 domain-containing protein has product MKYPSILFSLCLALSSGTLYADDHEHEHEAHGAHEHGAATLSLAVGTEGLEIMLESPAANIVGFEHAATTDADKQKLADTVKKLEAGAELFSTNTEAGCTLKNAEVVSALLGNTEDAAKHDHDHEKSGETHNNMDVTWSFACTQPAELKEVAVKLFAAFPDGFQHIKAEWVTEKGASAVELDKDDTIKLTP; this is encoded by the coding sequence ATGAAATACCCTAGCATCCTTTTCAGCCTGTGCTTAGCGCTGTCCAGTGGCACTCTCTATGCTGATGATCACGAACATGAACACGAAGCACACGGCGCACACGAACACGGTGCTGCCACACTCTCCCTCGCCGTTGGCACAGAAGGGCTGGAAATCATGCTCGAATCCCCCGCTGCCAATATTGTCGGCTTTGAACATGCCGCCACCACCGATGCGGACAAGCAAAAACTTGCTGATACGGTGAAAAAGCTCGAAGCAGGGGCAGAATTATTCAGCACGAATACCGAAGCGGGTTGCACACTCAAAAATGCCGAGGTCGTTTCCGCCTTATTGGGTAACACCGAAGATGCAGCCAAGCATGACCACGATCATGAAAAATCGGGCGAAACCCACAACAATATGGACGTTACTTGGTCATTTGCCTGCACCCAACCCGCCGAACTCAAAGAAGTGGCAGTGAAACTCTTCGCCGCCTTCCCCGACGGTTTCCAACACATCAAGGCGGAATGGGTAACAGAGAAGGGCGCATCAGCGGTGGAATTGGACAAGGATGACACCATCAAACTAACCCCATGA
- a CDS encoding BLUF domain-containing protein, whose amino-acid sequence MRGLVYSSTAKNAFTLADLGALAANSAQRNAQAGISGYLYYDKGRFMQYLEGEAEAIAALMARIERDERHTIRRVVVDDTLCTQRFPTWHMQWLQQGSMVAIRLEHILYEFMNLKTAPNTSFELLTPKVWELVDKIAATQARFN is encoded by the coding sequence ATGAGAGGCTTGGTTTACAGCAGTACGGCAAAGAATGCCTTTACCCTCGCCGACTTAGGCGCACTCGCGGCAAATTCCGCGCAACGCAACGCACAAGCGGGCATCAGCGGCTATTTGTACTACGACAAAGGGCGTTTCATGCAATACCTTGAAGGTGAAGCCGAGGCTATCGCCGCTTTAATGGCACGTATTGAGCGCGATGAACGCCACACTATCCGGCGTGTGGTGGTGGATGACACACTCTGCACGCAACGTTTCCCCACTTGGCACATGCAATGGCTGCAACAAGGCTCGATGGTGGCGATTCGCTTGGAACACATTCTGTATGAATTCATGAACCTGAAAACGGCACCGAACACATCGTTTGAGTTACTCACCCCTAAAGTTTGGGAATTAGTCGATAAAATTGCCGCCACGCAAGCGCGGTTTAACTGA
- a CDS encoding DUF3299 domain-containing protein — translation MKIKLLFPLIILTGLLGACGEKNPADTPPALPSNAPAVGTPIKSVTQPSAAKSPQNGEYTEIEWENLELPGQGLAEIVKKYQPQIDSIPEGDPAEDAVMEQMQAELNAAPVNPELNGKKIKIPGFLSPLEVDEAKGVVKEFLLVPYFGACIHTPPPPLNQTLLVKPLEGKSIGIERMYEPVWVYGTIVTEQIHTDLAEAGYQIKDASVEIYQDDDTTAKPN, via the coding sequence ATGAAAATAAAACTGCTATTCCCCCTCATTATTCTCACCGGCTTGCTGGGCGCTTGCGGTGAAAAAAACCCAGCAGACACGCCGCCCGCGCTCCCCAGCAACGCGCCTGCGGTGGGTACACCCATTAAATCCGTCACTCAACCTAGCGCCGCGAAATCACCACAAAATGGCGAATACACCGAAATCGAATGGGAAAATCTGGAACTACCGGGGCAGGGGCTGGCGGAAATCGTCAAAAAATACCAGCCACAAATTGATTCCATCCCCGAAGGCGACCCCGCAGAAGACGCGGTGATGGAACAAATGCAAGCCGAATTGAATGCCGCTCCGGTCAACCCTGAACTTAATGGCAAAAAGATCAAAATTCCCGGCTTCCTTTCCCCGCTAGAAGTGGACGAAGCCAAGGGCGTGGTGAAGGAATTTCTGCTGGTACCGTATTTTGGCGCGTGCATTCACACCCCACCGCCACCGCTTAACCAGACTTTGCTGGTCAAACCGCTGGAAGGCAAAAGCATCGGCATAGAACGCATGTACGAACCGGTATGGGTATATGGAACAATTGTCACCGAACAAATCCACACCGATCTTGCCGAGGCGGGCTACCAAATCAAAGACGCCTCCGTAGAAATTTACCAAGACGATGACACCACGGCTAAACCCAATTAA
- a CDS encoding rhodanese-like domain-containing protein: MNMKTRMRISGFAVFALFSATALADGLDGNRYGQDRQYHSEISAAQTYIALQHYLWPYDPAQRQPMTIIDVRTIEEYIGGHPPAAYSIPYPHVFNRGKDPNKGEYIAQPNAEFVKAVDALGLPKDSLIVTVCRTGSRSIGASNLLAAAGYTNVRNMWDGFVGLTRKNTLGEELDLNNDGKVDGKDPYSGDLDGWANFQGLPIEMRLDNQRLFAPYASLYHTAKGER; the protein is encoded by the coding sequence ATGAACATGAAGACCCGTATGCGGATCAGCGGCTTTGCCGTCTTCGCTTTATTCTCGGCAACCGCGTTGGCTGATGGTTTGGACGGCAACCGTTACGGACAAGATCGCCAATACCACTCAGAAATCAGCGCTGCACAAACTTACATCGCTTTACAGCATTATTTATGGCCTTACGACCCTGCTCAGCGGCAGCCAATGACCATTATTGATGTGCGTACCATTGAGGAATATATCGGCGGACACCCACCTGCTGCTTACAGCATTCCTTACCCGCACGTATTCAATCGTGGCAAAGATCCCAACAAAGGTGAATACATTGCCCAGCCGAATGCTGAATTCGTCAAAGCGGTGGATGCGCTGGGTTTGCCGAAAGACAGTTTAATCGTGACGGTATGCCGCACCGGTAGCCGCAGTATCGGTGCCAGCAATTTGTTGGCAGCGGCGGGTTACACCAATGTGCGCAATATGTGGGATGGCTTTGTGGGGCTAACCCGCAAAAACACCTTGGGCGAAGAGCTTGACCTGAATAATGATGGCAAAGTTGACGGCAAAGACCCGTACAGCGGCGATTTGGACGGCTGGGCAAACTTCCAAGGCTTACCGATTGAAATGAGGCTGGATAATCAACGGCTGTTTGCGCCTTATGCAAGTTTGTACCACACGGCGAAAGGCGAACGTTAA
- a CDS encoding energy-coupling factor ABC transporter permease: MDIPANVFNEDWLIAASFLLFVVLGRALRHANWVYVREHTHVYLGAIAFASVIWLLRAGIGTTLNFHLLGMTVMTLMFGWRLALLAATVIVSIAFWHLEAGLLAIPLNTLVMGGIPILITHQLLRWSQQHLPTNIFIFIFVNGFLAAILSSVAVVLTGSLLLWWTDTFTAHYLQTYYLPFIPLLMFPEGIINGMLVAIAVVYMPQCIPAFDDARYLRKIDDDKPR; this comes from the coding sequence ATGGATATACCTGCTAATGTTTTCAATGAAGACTGGTTAATTGCTGCCAGTTTCCTACTTTTTGTTGTGTTAGGGCGTGCGCTGCGTCACGCTAATTGGGTTTATGTGCGTGAACATACGCATGTTTACCTAGGCGCAATTGCATTTGCAAGTGTTATATGGCTATTAAGAGCAGGCATAGGTACGACCCTCAATTTTCATTTACTCGGCATGACCGTCATGACGCTGATGTTCGGTTGGCGCTTGGCGCTGCTTGCGGCTACGGTCATTGTCAGCATTGCATTCTGGCATTTGGAAGCGGGTTTGCTGGCAATACCGCTGAATACTTTGGTGATGGGCGGCATCCCGATCCTGATTACGCACCAGTTATTACGCTGGAGCCAGCAGCATTTACCCACGAATATCTTCATTTTTATATTCGTTAATGGCTTTCTCGCCGCGATTCTAAGCAGTGTCGCGGTGGTGCTCACCGGCAGCTTATTGCTGTGGTGGACGGATACTTTCACGGCGCATTATTTGCAAACCTATTACCTGCCATTTATTCCGCTGTTAATGTTTCCCGAAGGCATTATCAATGGCATGTTGGTGGCGATTGCGGTGGTGTATATGCCGCAATGCATTCCGGCGTTTGATGATGCCCGTTATTTGCGCAAAATTGACGACGATAAACCGCGTTAA
- a CDS encoding CobW family GTP-binding protein — MTDAVDVRIPITLLTGFLGSGKTTVLNNLLKPSFWERLLRVPPLTAVIMNEFGSIGLDHQLVDNTQGTMALLSGGCVCCEIQGSLVPTLKNLWMGRRDGKIPPYERIIIETTGIADPTPILETLLRSDWVAKRHYLDGVVTTVDAVFGNGQLDQHFEAVRQVAGADRLLLTKTDLADAATIQQLEARLATLNPAAPIVHVQHGNVDPDHVFKLRAYHQSEPVKAKQWLAADNFRVVSASLPLKQPSILNPSTPMHGGTDGRIRSFSLQFDQPLPWAGVSEALDTLAEFCSARLLRMKAIVNVQEYPGRPIVLHAVQHLFYPSVELPAWPDADQRSRFVFITADLDEDFVSNLLTSFTQTVNQTPHSGE; from the coding sequence ATGACTGACGCGGTGGATGTGCGCATCCCGATCACCCTACTGACCGGCTTCCTCGGCAGCGGCAAAACCACCGTACTCAACAACCTGCTGAAGCCCTCATTCTGGGAACGCCTACTACGTGTGCCGCCCTTGACTGCCGTGATTATGAACGAATTCGGCAGCATCGGGCTGGATCACCAACTGGTCGATAATACCCAAGGCACGATGGCACTGCTGTCCGGCGGGTGCGTATGCTGCGAAATCCAAGGCTCACTCGTCCCCACCCTGAAAAACCTGTGGATGGGGCGGCGCGACGGCAAAATCCCCCCCTACGAACGCATTATCATCGAAACCACCGGCATTGCCGACCCCACGCCCATCCTCGAAACCTTGCTGCGTTCCGACTGGGTAGCCAAACGCCATTATCTGGATGGTGTCGTCACCACGGTGGATGCGGTATTCGGCAACGGACAGCTCGACCAACACTTTGAAGCGGTGCGCCAAGTGGCAGGTGCAGACCGTTTGCTGCTCACCAAAACCGATCTTGCCGATGCTGCCACCATCCAACAGCTTGAAGCACGGCTGGCAACGCTCAACCCTGCTGCCCCCATTGTCCACGTCCAACACGGCAACGTTGACCCCGACCATGTATTCAAACTCCGCGCCTACCACCAATCCGAACCCGTCAAAGCCAAGCAATGGTTGGCAGCGGACAATTTCCGCGTCGTCAGTGCGAGTTTGCCACTCAAACAACCCAGCATCCTCAACCCCAGCACCCCCATGCACGGCGGCACGGACGGGCGCATCCGCAGCTTTTCCCTGCAATTCGACCAGCCCTTACCCTGGGCAGGTGTCTCCGAAGCACTCGACACGCTGGCGGAATTTTGCAGCGCCCGCCTGTTACGCATGAAAGCCATCGTCAACGTGCAAGAATACCCCGGTCGCCCCATCGTGCTACACGCGGTGCAACACCTGTTTTACCCATCGGTGGAACTTCCCGCATGGCCGGACGCTGATCAGCGCAGCCGCTTTGTGTTCATCACCGCCGATCTCGACGAAGATTTTGTCAGTAACTTGCTGACCTCGTTTACCCAAACCGTGAATCAAACCCCCCATTCTGGAGAATAA
- a CDS encoding VanZ family protein — translation MQAILSRFTVNPRQTRLLLKFLFVALAGLGIVAALLPGGGQGLPHADKLMHAGALFGFALLLDLATTRSFWRWQVPILLCYGVFIEIVQGFTTWRSASLADIAADAAGILLYWVLWRLALQRAVPHDNG, via the coding sequence ATGCAAGCCATCCTCTCACGATTCACGGTTAACCCGCGACAAACCCGACTTCTACTGAAGTTTTTATTCGTTGCCTTGGCTGGACTCGGTATTGTTGCCGCGTTACTGCCCGGTGGTGGTCAAGGCTTACCCCATGCAGACAAGTTGATGCACGCCGGTGCTTTGTTTGGGTTTGCCCTGCTCTTGGATTTGGCAACCACGCGCAGTTTCTGGCGCTGGCAAGTACCTATACTCCTGTGCTACGGCGTTTTCATTGAGATAGTGCAAGGTTTTACCACATGGCGCTCGGCATCTTTGGCGGATATTGCCGCTGATGCCGCCGGTATCTTGCTGTATTGGGTATTGTGGCGGTTGGCATTGCAACGCGCGGTGCCACACGACAACGGTTAA
- a CDS encoding VF530 family protein — protein MNTIPTKKQNNNPLHGLTLQTILTELVDYFGWEGLAERIPVRCFASDPSMASSLKFLRKTPWAREKVEGLYGFMLREKRRES, from the coding sequence ATGAATACAATCCCCACCAAAAAGCAAAACAACAACCCACTGCACGGCTTAACCCTGCAAACCATTCTCACCGAACTGGTCGATTATTTCGGCTGGGAAGGCTTAGCCGAGCGCATCCCGGTGCGCTGTTTTGCCAGCGACCCCAGCATGGCTTCCAGCCTGAAATTCCTGCGCAAAACCCCTTGGGCGCGAGAAAAAGTCGAAGGGCTGTACGGCTTCATGTTGCGTGAAAAGCGGCGCGAATCATGA
- a CDS encoding ATP-binding protein, which yields MVSEQEYLDLKNKYEALRRKSSFSLVEQKLIDTGYRLERELARFEAIYSYSQQLLRQADMTQFAETAAEAIVDMFELETGVVWLFTAEGNLSLQPVAISTSLDETVDWGLFAAWLGEHGFSAACSPPKKPLVYHNQVDLLPLGIYLLLINPLVNARNQLQGLVLGMVSVQNHRLYDTPVKELTGSFTVFCQLVGTLLQSRDSREIIQQQITSLQQSEAELLQARDVAEAASLAKSNFLANMSHEIRTPMNGIMGMAQLALQTDLSLTQRDYLEKVHRSAKNLLGILNDILDVSKIESGKLNLESTGFCLQELFDNLAALLEPSASGKGQTLTLHIDSSLFSTNLIGDPLRLRQILLNLGNNGVKFTGFGGEVSLAVTLAERRAASVLLHFYVKDNGIGLTPEQQARLFQPFSQADDSTTRKYGGTGLGLAISKQLVEMMNGNIWIESEFGTGSTFHFTVEVQEQKNTGVAVQPDAPTRLTDTIARLQGARILVVEDNEINQEIAIALLEMSGLIVEAASNGQEALDRLASSEFDGVLMDCQMPVMDGYEATRQIRQQAKFKHLPIIALTANAMEGDKEKVIEVGMNDHIPKPIDLNVMLTTMGQWITLGA from the coding sequence ATGGTAAGCGAACAAGAGTACCTTGACTTAAAAAACAAATACGAGGCGCTTCGCCGCAAGTCATCGTTTTCTTTAGTTGAGCAAAAACTGATTGATACCGGCTACCGCTTGGAGCGGGAGCTGGCGCGGTTTGAGGCGATCTACAGCTACAGTCAGCAGCTTCTCAGACAAGCCGATATGACGCAGTTTGCCGAAACTGCTGCCGAAGCCATTGTCGATATGTTTGAACTGGAGACAGGGGTCGTTTGGCTATTTACTGCCGAGGGCAACTTGTCTCTCCAACCGGTTGCGATTTCCACGTCGTTGGACGAGACGGTGGATTGGGGGCTATTTGCAGCATGGCTGGGTGAGCACGGTTTTTCCGCTGCATGTTCCCCGCCAAAAAAACCACTGGTTTACCACAATCAGGTAGATTTATTGCCACTCGGCATCTACTTGCTGCTGATCAATCCGCTGGTCAATGCCCGTAATCAACTGCAAGGCTTGGTGCTGGGTATGGTCTCGGTGCAAAACCATCGGTTGTACGATACCCCTGTCAAGGAACTCACCGGATCATTCACCGTGTTTTGCCAGTTGGTCGGCACGCTGTTACAAAGTCGTGATAGCCGGGAAATTATTCAACAGCAAATCACCTCATTGCAACAATCCGAAGCCGAATTGTTGCAAGCCAGGGATGTAGCCGAAGCGGCATCCCTCGCAAAGAGTAACTTTCTTGCCAATATGAGCCATGAAATTCGCACGCCGATGAACGGTATCATGGGCATGGCACAGTTAGCGCTGCAAACCGATTTATCGCTAACACAGCGTGACTACCTCGAAAAAGTACACCGTTCCGCCAAAAATCTGCTGGGCATTCTCAACGATATTCTGGATGTCTCCAAGATCGAATCCGGCAAGTTGAATCTGGAAAGTACCGGTTTCTGTTTGCAAGAGTTGTTCGACAACCTTGCCGCACTGCTCGAACCCAGTGCATCAGGAAAGGGGCAAACGCTGACATTGCACATCGACTCCAGCCTATTTTCCACCAATCTGATCGGTGATCCCTTACGGTTGCGGCAAATTCTGCTGAACCTTGGCAATAATGGCGTTAAATTTACCGGGTTTGGTGGTGAGGTATCACTAGCAGTAACACTGGCAGAACGCCGCGCAGCATCCGTGTTGCTGCACTTTTACGTCAAGGATAACGGCATTGGTTTAACGCCGGAACAACAGGCACGGCTTTTCCAGCCCTTCTCACAAGCGGACGATTCCACCACGCGCAAGTACGGGGGAACAGGGCTGGGATTAGCCATTTCAAAGCAGCTCGTTGAAATGATGAATGGCAACATTTGGATTGAAAGTGAGTTCGGCACAGGCAGCACCTTCCATTTCACGGTGGAAGTACAGGAGCAAAAAAATACCGGCGTGGCGGTACAGCCGGATGCCCCAACCCGTCTAACCGATACCATCGCCCGGTTGCAGGGGGCGAGAATTCTGGTGGTAGAAGACAACGAAATCAACCAAGAGATTGCCATCGCACTGTTGGAAATGAGTGGGCTGATTGTTGAAGCCGCCAGCAATGGTCAGGAGGCGTTGGATCGTCTGGCATCCAGTGAGTTCGACGGGGTATTGATGGATTGTCAAATGCCGGTAATGGACGGCTACGAAGCCACGCGCCAGATTCGCCAGCAAGCCAAGTTCAAGCACCTGCCGATCATTGCCTTGACTGCCAATGCGATGGAAGGCGATAAGGAAAAAGTCATCGAAGTCGGCATGAATGATCACATTCCCAAGCCGATTGATCTCAATGTGATGCTCACCACTATGGGGCAGTGGATCACATTAGGGGCGTAA
- a CDS encoding ABC transporter ATP-binding protein, translated as MNVIELQNLHYRWQGQTRDTLAIAELHVAQGEHLFIRGASGSGKTTFLNLLAGILRPASGSLTILGQALHGMDNSARDRFRADHMGVIFQQFNLLPYLSVRENVQLPCHFSKRRKQQAGDMQTTTNRLLEHLGLDRQLWERAVTDLSVGQQQRVAVARALIGSPELIIADEPTSALDTDTRDGFLNLLFKEAAVQGSTIVFVSHDPHIASHFPRVVDLSDVNRP; from the coding sequence ATGAACGTGATCGAACTGCAAAACCTGCACTACCGTTGGCAAGGGCAAACCCGTGACACGCTGGCTATTGCCGAATTGCACGTTGCCCAAGGCGAACACCTGTTTATTCGCGGCGCAAGCGGCAGCGGCAAAACCACATTTCTCAATCTGCTGGCGGGCATTTTGCGCCCTGCCAGTGGTAGCTTGACTATTCTGGGGCAAGCCTTGCATGGTATGGATAATTCCGCCCGCGACCGTTTCCGTGCCGATCACATGGGCGTGATCTTCCAGCAGTTCAACCTCTTGCCGTATCTGTCGGTGCGGGAAAATGTGCAATTACCCTGCCATTTTTCCAAACGGCGCAAACAACAAGCAGGGGATATGCAAACCACCACCAACCGCTTGCTGGAACATCTGGGATTAGATCGTCAATTGTGGGAACGCGCCGTCACTGACCTGAGCGTCGGGCAACAACAGCGCGTCGCTGTCGCCCGCGCCCTGATCGGCAGCCCTGAACTGATCATTGCGGACGAACCGACCTCGGCATTGGATACCGATACCCGTGACGGTTTCCTGAACTTATTGTTCAAGGAAGCAGCGGTGCAAGGCAGCACCATTGTGTTTGTGAGCCACGATCCGCACATTGCCAGCCACTTTCCGCGTGTGGTGGATTTGAGTGACGTGAACCGCCCATAA
- a CDS encoding patatin-like phospholipase family protein → MAHLPRIGIALGSGSSRGWAHIGVLRALAEHGIHPEIVCGCSVGAIVGAAYASQRLDVLETGVLAFNRLELVRFFELNPSLNGFVNRDKLQQFFHTNVCDATQSIEQLSCKFASVATDLETGREIWFTHGAMLEAVFASIALPGLFTPYRYGKQWLVDGGLVNPVPVSMCRALGAEVIIAVNLNGNIARRYANHIQKAKSEKPVDAIPNKTSDGTTAKPETFVDTLTTSLREYSAALFPDTNSKPKETAPGLMDALAASINIMQDKITRSRMVGDPPEILLTPSLEHIGLLEFHRAAEAIAEGYDTVERMWPEINRLLGTKS, encoded by the coding sequence ATGGCACATCTCCCCCGTATTGGCATTGCACTGGGCAGTGGTTCGTCGCGTGGCTGGGCGCACATTGGCGTGTTACGCGCCTTGGCCGAACACGGCATTCACCCGGAAATTGTGTGCGGCTGTTCGGTCGGCGCTATTGTCGGTGCCGCTTATGCTTCTCAGCGTTTGGACGTGCTAGAAACCGGGGTGCTGGCGTTCAACCGTTTGGAACTCGTGCGCTTTTTCGAGTTAAACCCTTCGCTTAACGGCTTTGTGAACCGTGACAAGCTGCAACAGTTCTTTCATACCAACGTGTGTGACGCTACGCAAAGCATTGAACAACTGTCATGCAAATTTGCCAGTGTTGCCACCGATTTAGAAACCGGGCGCGAAATCTGGTTTACGCACGGTGCGATGTTGGAAGCCGTTTTCGCCTCCATCGCCCTGCCCGGTTTGTTTACCCCCTATCGTTATGGCAAGCAATGGCTGGTGGATGGCGGTTTGGTCAACCCCGTGCCTGTGTCCATGTGCCGTGCGTTGGGTGCAGAGGTCATTATTGCGGTGAATTTGAATGGCAATATTGCGCGGCGTTACGCTAACCACATTCAAAAAGCCAAATCAGAGAAACCAGTTGACGCCATCCCCAATAAAACCAGTGACGGTACAACGGCTAAGCCTGAAACTTTTGTGGATACGTTGACCACTTCATTGCGTGAATATTCCGCCGCGTTATTCCCTGACACCAACAGTAAACCCAAAGAAACGGCTCCTGGCTTGATGGATGCACTCGCCGCTTCCATCAATATCATGCAGGATAAAATCACCCGCAGCCGCATGGTCGGCGACCCACCGGAAATCTTGCTCACACCCTCGCTGGAACACATTGGATTATTGGAATTCCACCGTGCGGCTGAAGCGATTGCTGAGGGTTATGACACCGTGGAACGCATGTGGCCTGAAATTAACCGTCTGCTAGGTACTAAATCTTAG